The sequence below is a genomic window from Macrobrachium nipponense isolate FS-2020 chromosome 40, ASM1510439v2, whole genome shotgun sequence.
tcttgaaccgcattatacatgtaaaatgcctaatctgttccaagccctacaaaaacaccccagtaaattatatttccaagtcaacaacacatgttctagggttacgacgccgatccgacggaagaaatatgactccaaaaaggcaaactACTGTActtacttgagtaatattcaacttcaTGTAATgatcaaccccatttttactgcatatatattagtactttagtatatgtcccttagcaataagcatagcctatgttagcagttgctactgtagcctagtctatgattctgacatctaaacctaagaagctaaaagcttagaatatgtcaataaaatgtataaatagtcagtatgtactaatttcaaataattattaattaatcattaactataatacacaaacaaacaaaaaaaaaccttcagatcttttgtttacattcagctcttacgagtaccgaacgatcgccaagcaatcactttaactAGCAGACAGTAAGCCatatattttcattagtatctctcttcaactaatgaaactaccaaacagtataataaccattcatttctattctttattctatctttacctaatggagataccgagttactgacagctataatgaaacatatatgtaatattaaaacagaagaagaattctagaaaatacatatttgttggcttcgatgataccagtctgatttattttatattttatgatatctaattcacaatttttttattaaatgtattgcatgtactcatttcaaataattattaagtaaccattaactataataaacaatcaaaccaaaaataaaagcttccaaacttctgtttacatccagcacttacgagtacagAACAATCGCGAAGCAATCACTTTTTCCTAGCAcatagtaagccataaattttcattatctctcttcaactactgaaactaccaaacaatataataaccattcatttctattctaatgttttttttttattaaatgtattgcatgaataagtttttcaatttacagcatccttttaccaatagaatacatagagcacaaggggtagatgctgaccaatagaagagcagactcttatggggtgactagcatcaggaaaccaatgggagagtgggaggacggtggcgagttttaaaattgttctcggtggtccggacGAATCTCGGGACTTTNNNNNNNNNNNNNNNNNNNNNNNNNNNNNNNNNNNNNNNNNNNNNNNNNNNNNNNNNNNNNNNNNNNNNNNNNNNNNNNNNNNNNNNNNNNNNNNNNNNNNNNNNNNNNNNNNNNNNNNNNNNNNNNNNNNNNNNNNNNNNNNNNNNNNNNNNNNNNNNNNNNNNNNNNNNNNNNNNNNNNNNNNNNNNNNNNNNNNNNNNNNNNNNNNNNNNNNNNNNNNNNNNNNNNNNNNNNNNNNNNNNNNNNNNNNNNNNNNNNNNNNNNNNNNNNNNNNNNNNNNNNNNNNNNNNNNNNNNNNNNNNNNNNNNNNNNNNNNNNNNNNNNNNNNNNNNNNNNNNNNNNNNNNNNNNNNNNNNNNNNNNNNNNNNNNNNNNNNNNNNNNNNNNNNNNNNNNNNNNNNNNNNNNNNNNNNNNNNNNNNNNNNNNNNNNNNNNNNNNNNNNNNNNNNNNNNNNNNNNNNNNNNNNNNNNNNNNNNNNNNNNNNNNNNNNNNNNNNNNNgaatctcgggactttacagaaCACAAAATtttgtaacttgaactattttcatatgtagagccaaaaaaatcttcgtatttgctttcgtatctcgagtttttcgtaagttgagcctttcgtatgtcgaggtaccactactAAGAAagtggcaggagcgatggtcatctccccttcttgctaataataagaagttaaaaacaattAGACCTCAAGTAGGAATTTGGCAATCATCCTATCAAAGCGACAGGAGGACTGAAGTTATTCTAACAGGGTTGAGGATTGGTCACTGCCGAATGACAGTTTTTTTCTTGATGGTGGTAGTACTCCAGTGTGTGTTCACTGTGATAGCCCTTTGACAGTTGAGCACATTCTAGTTCACTGCACCAGGTATGTAAATGAGAGGCGGATGTACCATCTAGatggtaaaactatatctgaaattttaggagacaacatcgatgttggccctgttatgagttttttaaaggctTCTGGATTTTATAAGAATGTctagtaattttatatagatatgattattacttttttatttttatctttatttttttatcataaatggtaacttttaatttcatttttaccgTTTTAAATATTGATCATCAGGGTATGcattttaaactcattatttatatcattcccattgaactcattgtttatatttccatttctattcattatcactatagcgctgaatgactctatgggtcccagtgctttgctttatgccaaaatcacatatACCATACTTATGTGATgtaaaatttatattgacttatGTATAAATCCATTGACTTATTGTTTTGACAGTGtgttatttatattagtattttgattctcatgctaagtttttttttcataatttaaacaAACAGAGAGGGGCGGAAACGTGTTATATATGTTTCcggctaaaaatgtatttaaatgtaattAGTGTTCAGACCTTTAACAAGCTTATTATGTAGTTGAGCACTTACGGTGTTTACATGAAGCTCACCATCGTATatctttttgtatatacttagtCTAAAATAAACCACTATATAGGAAACGAGTCTTAAGAATCCTATCTAAcactatgccctgtcattgcctcaaaatataagaatttgacgagCACTGTGGTCCTATCCCTATCATTGcctcagaataaaaaaatataaaattttgatgtgtagacctatgccctgtcattgcctcaaaatatacgAAATTGACTAGTAGGCTTAtgtcctgtcattgcctcaaaatatgagAATTTGACGTGTGGCCCTAATCTCTCAATGCtattaacatttgacatgcaggattatggtgaatgaataccctaacatcggAACTGCGCTGCAtgtctatgcttcatttcaattaatgtggtctATATCGGATAGCTTATGCTGGCCAacaccaattaaaaaaataaaatgagatgagTGTGTATTTAGGCTGTACATGATGAAAAAAGATGCACATACAAAATTATCCTGGATTTTCATAATGATATAcctataattttatatatcttttatcggaGATCTCAATAGCTTACTTCAATACTCCGGGAACTCAAATCTTTGGCTTCATGATTCATGCTTGAAATTCAACATTACCGGACGGAGTCAGATccgtactggtaatcatttggaccGTTAACTAATGTGACGTCATTCCCCcttcgagagctagccaatcGCTGGCATGCAGTAGGCgaggcttagctgcaaagctgggTGGACTCTGCTGTCAAAGCTTTCTGGGGTGGTGGGGAATCTATGGCAGAAATTTGGTAGCCCCAGCTTTCATAGTTTGGGCAAGCATAGTGAACAAACAAATGACCAGGCagattgtcttttatatatatatatatatatatatatatatatatatatatatatatatatatatatatatatatatagattggatTACATCATATCCATTCTATAGGAGAGACTTGTTTGATGTGGAtaaatttaatcatatatatatatatatatatactactatatatatatatatatatatatatatatatatatatatatgtgtgtgtgtgtgtgtgtgtgtgtgtgtgtgtgtgtgtgtgagtgtttattgGCCTGGGTTGAGTTTATCAATAAGTTTACGGAAATAAATCTATTGCTTTTGACACCTTTTATTGTTGGCTTTTGGGGAGAAATTCTTTACACCTATAACAACATATCAACGTAACAGACTATttatgaaatacaattttgttagACAGAGATAACGttcgtacacacacgcacacacacacacacagacacacacacacacacacacacacacacacacacacatatatatatatatatatatatatatatatatatatatatatatatatatatatatatatatacagggtgtccataaggtcCCAGTGTCAATACAGGTATTAGTAGAATGTTCtgcatttcctcaagtttactttcagagcacttcatgcaatacattccacATGTGCACCTCCAGTTGCCCTCACAATGTCGAGACGATATTCCATCTCCCTCCATAGGAGCTGCAGCATATCAATGTCAACTGTTTGGACAACTTTAACGATGCGTCTGCGAAGTGTGGCAAGATCATAAACAGGATTCTGGTGGACACGATCCTTGATGTATCCCAAAAGgaaaaacttaaacaaaaaactgtattactctatgttatatggtacTGGGCTTTTTGGGcatcctgtttatatatatatatatataatatatatatatatatatatatatatatatatatatatttgtaattatcgagtaattattaatttcatttagatGAAATCACCTCTGTTCAACAAAACTAGATACGCAGAAAAGCAGATAAACAAGGAATGTTGGTAATTTACTGTGGTTATAAAAACTTCATAAAAGTTCTATAGCCTAAATCACTTAATTCCAAGTTAATTTCGCTTCCTCCTATCTCTGCTATCATCATTCTCAATTAAACCGACTGATGAGAGAATCTAAAATGGAGTCTGCTGATTGCCCAGAGAAATCTAGGCTCTGAGGTTGTCCGCCTCTTGGTGGTGCCTGCGCCCTGGGTCTTCCGCCTGGCGACCTCTTGGAGCCACTGGGATAGGCTGTGCTACTGGtcgtggtgggggtgggggtgggggtggtgcaGCCGCTGCGAAATCCTCGTAGTCGAACACTGGAGCAGCACCAGCTGCGCTTTGTTGGAACAGGGCAGTGTCATCATTGAAGTCCAGAGGAACTGGAgctgggggtggtggtggtggaggaggaggtctAGCTGCAACGGGCCTTGGAGCTGAAGACCTTGGACCACCTTGAGCTCTTGGTCTACCACCTCCCTGTTGAGGAGGTCCTGGTCTGGGAGCAGCCCTCTGGGTCTGGAAACCTGCTGTGCCATCGGTGTGGATGTACGGCTGTTCCAGGTGTTTGTAAAGATCATAGTTTCCGAGGTCTACGTAGTTTGGGTCAGTGGTCTCGTCGATGGCCGACGGGTCTTGGACGCCGGCGGTGTAGAAGCGCGTCTCTCTCTCGCCGAGGTCATTGATGAAGGTGTAGTTCCCAGTGACTGTGCCGTTGGAGTAGCGGATCTCGTGCTTCTCCGATCCGTCAGCGCCGGCATATTCGTACACGAAGGCTCCTGTCTTGGTGTCGATTCTGTTGAAAAGAGAAAGTTTTAAGGGATGAGAAGGTCaagatttggaagaggaatttGGTGTTACTGTCAATCGCTGGTTTAGACTTATAAGATCACAACACAGTCTTGCTCTGCTTAGATCAGTGGAGTTCCTTTCTTAGTTATTTATCTGTTACAGTTCACAAATCGAATATTATTGATGTTAAAACTATGGTGATGATAATTTCTTTAACTGTACGTGTTAtagctattgttgttgttttttgtgtagtcatactttattgttgtttctgCTTATAGCAGCTATCAACTATAGGACTAAACTCACCTCCTTGAATCCTTAACAATGGGCACGTGCTCTGTCACGCTGTCCAGTTGGTCAAAACGAGAAGCCTGAAAGTCAAgaagtatttttattcatttggtaaatatACAGGAATTCATAACTGCAAGACAGGATGCAGCATTGTAGCTTATTAGAAACTTAAAAGTATCAGTGGTTATGTAAGGACTTGATTACATTGCTATagaagctgttttttttattctctctattCTTGGCATGGACATTATATTCTTTGGGATATttctaaaaaaagttttttggctTCCAGGTTTGTTCCAAGTGGGCGTTCTTGTATTTTGAGTAACAAAAGAAATGTTAATTGTTCGGTACAATGGCGTTTCATTAATTATGGTTATGAAAGAGGCTGCTGCCGCACGGACAGTCTTCCTGGCATCTTTTAGCATCTTGTCGTCTAACCTAGCACCAGGCAGCTAATATATGAAACTAATTTGAGAACATAAACTATCAAAGCTTTGTTATGTTAATATCCAGTTTCGTTGTAAAATACTGATtaactctccccctccccccaaaaatgctcAAATTACATGACCGTAAGTACTCATTTACCTGTTTCTTGATAGAgggttatgttatttttttttttgttacgcgGATTCGTGGACATTTTATAATAAAGTGAAAATGTCATCACATCTACTAACTTATGTATTATTTTTCGGTATAGGACACATCTTCCTCTTTTATATGCAAAGTATGTTTTCTGACCTTTTCTGTCTTCCTTGTTCGATGCTTGTCACTTAAAGGTTTTAGAACGCCTACGACAGTTTGCCCTTGATTTTTGTttcgtattccctttcttcctaatatgtatttaattatatttatttgcctCTTGGATAAAACTGTTTTCATCTCAGCTATATCATTATTCGTCAAGTGCTTCTCTCTGTTGCTATCACTGCATTCTGTTGAGAGGAGGATTGCTTGGCCAAACAACTTTTTCAGTAATAGAAATGGACTGACAAATCTAAGCCAAATTAAAGGCACCTGAGTAGttatagaaaatagaaataacattGATAAAGATAATAACAATAGTTATTCAAATATACCTGCTGGACTGGTGGTGGTGGTCGGTTGCCCTGTGGTCTAGATCGGGGAGGAGCCGGAGGCCTTCCTTGGGGCTGGAATGCCGCTGGTGGAGGTCCTCTGGCTATAGgctgtgatatatataaaaaaacgaagcTATTAAACATGAATAAACGGATAAAATTTTAATTAGATAAGAATTCACAAAGAGATTATTAGATTACATCGAATGACTTTGAAACTTAGGGCTGAAGTCATTCTATGACTTATCTACGAGTTATTCAAACTTGACCACCATTAGGTCTATAGTTCCCTAAGACAAATCTAATGGATAAATCATCCCGGTAAAAACCTTGGCCTAAATTCATGGTATGTTTTATCATAAGAGTTATTCAGACTTAGCCATCATTATGCCTTGTTTCTTGAGGAAAAGTTATAAGTTGTGTTTTTTTGCCGAAGTTGCTCTCAGTCAAAGTTCCGATATGGTAGTTTTCATTTCAGCCAAAATGGTAGTGCTGGCTCATTGGctaattctctctttctttctctctcttcagtgatTCATGGAGTTATGTTTTCCATTCCCTTCTGCAAATAAGTTGGTAAGATTCTCACTTACCATACTGTTTCACTAGGACTAGGCCTAAATCATCCCATCCTTTTTGTTAGATACGCCAGCAATCTTTGTTTGGCTTATACTTaacaatctctgtctctctctccattcaaaatcctTGTGGACAGTAATAAAAATCTTAGAACTGTCTAAGAAAGGTTAGTCTCACCTGTGGGGCGGGAGCATCCACGGGGGCATCGTAATCGTAGACGTAGTCGAACTGACCTTGAGAGGCCGCTAACGCCCACGTGCAGCAGGCGATTatctagaaataaaaaagaaaagaatgaaataaatacaactgATTGACAATAGAGTACTCTAGAAATCAACGATACTCGAGCGTGAAGCGTGAAGCATATACTAAGGTCAGTACCGGACTCTCTTGTGAATCTTCTGCTTAACTTTCGCCTTTTCAACTACGGAAATGATTTTTGATTGAGGCATTTTTAAGTCTGATTTCTTCTGCCTAAGTTTCGAAGTATCTGCCTATTCCCCTACTTCccactttctcttttttctccttctcatcccccccaccctccctctctctctctctctgtagtgaaGTTGATGACCTTGGTTCTTGTTTCGGCAGTTTGTCAGATCAAATCTTTCTCTTAATCTGTTTATGTGTCTTCCTCTCAGTGCCTTTAACTATTGTTCATGTAGAAATGCTTTACAATTTAAATACTCGCGCTCTCTCTCTGCCTTGACATCAGTTAGCTCTAAGTAGACATTAAAAATTATtaggataactctgaatgacataCAAGCTCTCATTGTTCAGACTCAACCTCCTCTCGTGTTAAAGTCACGTCCAACGTTTTTCATGACTTCGTCAGTGAAATCCTCGTAGGCGTGAGGGACCTTGGCCATTGttgaaatgaatttatttattcgaGGCTTTTCGTGTTTGCTCACTCGTGAAAAACATCATGACTGTTTACTGTCGTGTGAAATGATTCTTGAGCAATGTTTTATGCAAAATGCACGAGTGGTTTAGATATCCATATAaggatttataatattataagtatacgatatatattatatatatatattataatataatagtatacagatattatatattactaattatctaatatattatatatatatatataccatatattataatatattataatatatatatatctaatatataatataaatataattataatatatatatcatatatatatatatatatatatattatatatatactatacaatattatttaataatatataatatatattatatattatatttatatatatatatatatatattatatttatattatatatattacagtgaatATAATGCCAAtaaatgaaaagcataaaaaaaacaaaaaaacttattcCAAAGAGGTAAATTAAAATACACGCGCACAacattatataaacatacacacacacacacacacacacacacacaaaatatatatatatatatatatatactatatattatatatatatatatatatatagatatatatatatatgtatatgaataaaatgtCCATGATAATGATGCTTGCAACAGGGTACATGTAATACTGAGTTACTGTTCaattatgtataatgagatgatATTAGATCTTAAAGCATAATTGCGCGAGTCATTAAATATCAAATGGTCATTTTCTCTCACGTAcatatgatttctttttttctttataagaaaaCAATAATTGGTCAGCACCAATTTCCTCCAAAGTTTGAgagaaatgtaaagaataaatagttCCGTAATGATAAAAGGTAAAAATGCGAAAAAAATCACgtaataccaatttctttctacATTTGTGATGCAATGTCAGAGTAGGCTTTAGGTTTGtcattgtttttcatattttgcttTGATTTGTTTTCTGAATGTGTTTTTCCCAAACTAGGAGTGATTTATTCGTTTAAAACGATGTAAAAATGGAAACACAACTgtctattttaaatgaaataaatcgtTCATAAAAAGCTATGTTCTCTGTATCCTCTCTGAATGCAATATATTTGATCTAACTTTTTAAATTCCAATGGTAAATTTCTCCAATATTAAAACACAAAGCTGCAAATTTATCGTTCTGTTCGTAGATTTAATTTTTCGTAGTATtctgttctgtctctctctctctaacgcgcaTACTCATCTACTAGTATTGGTCGACTGACTGGTTTTCCTTGCTTCTTCATCTCcagtctctcttttttctctttctctcgtcaCAAGAATACGAAGAAAAATCCGAATAATGTCATGATGTTGTCGAAAGACGCCGGACAGAAACGACCTTGAGaagaaactggattactttctCTTGTGACATTTACAGACCCCCAGTcatttctctctcgctttttcccCCTCATTTCTTGCTTTGACTGCTActcttttttcttgtattttttttattgaagttttttatattttagatttatgacTAAGTTTGTTTTGGCCATTTGTGACCGCTGCTTTTGCGAAGGTACCGTGTTCTGCAAAAGCAACTTGTTTGTCACAGTTTCGTGAGATAAAATAAGGGAGCGGTTTGTCAGATTTATCTGTTCTTTATACTAACTACattcaattatattatattataaagcaacgcagattttattttctataataattttCAGCGTAAGCGAATTttgagaaaagggaaaaaaggaaatattctatTGTTTTCTTGTTAAGCGGAAAAATATCATGTTTGTCCACTAaaatatttgcaggagaattttttaataattcgACACGAAATAACAGCTGCATTAGCGGTGAATTTGCAGTGCCATGATAATCAACGCTGAAGTGGAACCACTAAGCTTTACTTCAGTATCATATTATTGGTAAGGAAACGATAACCGCTTTTATTGTCCTTCAGATAGCGGTCATCTGGCGGCCAGCAAGGATCCTTGAATTAACGGTACCGGTACTGCCTGGATATTATTGAATGACCTTCACCATTCTAAcctttcctgtctctctctctctccaaaaggcgAAAGTTTGGGTGATCTCTAGTTTATAAATTTCGCTTATTTTTAACATCTTATCCGATTTCTTGGGCATCTCAAAGAAATTCTTTTGACGAtctaaaatgatatttttataggtTATACGAATTCGGGTTTAGGAAAAAACAGAGCTGATTATTCAAAGTTTTTTAGGGGAAAAGAGTAAACTATTTACAATTACATTTTAAAcagtaatttattcagtttttattttaacgtttttaaAGAGAcgttgaaacacacacacattatatattatgtacgtagagtatatatatatatacatatatatatatatatatatctatatctatatatatatatatatatatatatatatatatgatatatatatgtatgtatgtatacatgtatatgcataaatatatacaatgttGTGCGCGTGTATTTTAATGGTACCTCTTtgagaataagttttttttatgtttttcattaattGACATTATATTCACTGGACACTTTCTTGTATGTTTGGTGACCTGATCTCCTAGTAATGTCGGTTATGATAATGTGTTCATGTTTAACGAAAAGAGTGATAAAACCGTAAAACGCTTTTTATTCTCGTGATATACGAGGACGTTAATGTACGTAATTggcatttaaatgaaataatgaaattcagCCCTTGAAAGGATCTAaactcgggtcaaagattttttattttttgttttcgtttatgCGCTAAACATTGCGAACGAGACAACGGTAGATTTTCCTCACTCGAAGTCGGTAGTACGTATGCGCCAGCCTTAAgcgtattttgtatatatatatatatagatatatatatattatatattatatatatatatatatatatatagattaatatatatatatatatatatatatagtatatatatatatatatatatatataattataaatatagatatataatatatatatatatatatatatatatatatatatatatatatttatatactatatatatatcatattatatataaatataggtattaGCACAAACCATGTAACGATCTTTTAAACAAAAACTCATATCTTAAATGAAATAATCATCAGAATGAGATTCTTGATCGTAACATCAATTCTTATCAtccatatagttattattattactggaagtcACCCttgtatatgtatgcgtgtgtgtgtgttcaagttctttattatatattgacACAGAAACTGTACTAATCATTTGAACATGAATTATAACCTAATTCTCATATACTtaaggaaaataatcataaaaaacgaTTATATTTCTTGTGAAATCGGCCGAAGCCttaaataaaaaccataaaaattgacagaaaggaaatgaaaaccttTCCATTGTATTTCCAAGAGAATGCATTATGCAACTTATGTAATACCTCAGAATTATGTTTTCAGTATAACCTTTACAATGGAACGTATTTTGTTCCCCCTTTGTGTCTGAGCTAACAACGCCCTTTTGAATGCGCGCATGCGTGGTGTGAGGTCATAAGGAGACACGCTTCACTGAGCAAAGTTTACGGAGTAGGCTGACC
It includes:
- the LOC135212130 gene encoding uncharacterized protein LOC135212130, producing the protein MFKILIIACCTWALAASQGQFDYVYDYDAPVDAPAPQPIARGPPPAAFQPQGRPPAPPRSRPQGNRPPPPVQQASRFDQLDSVTEHVPIVKDSRRIDTKTGAFVYEYAGADGSEKHEIRYSNGTVTGNYTFINDLGERETRFYTAGVQDPSAIDETTDPNYVDLGNYDLYKHLEQPYIHTDGTAGFQTQRAAPRPGPPQQGGGRPRAQGGPRSSAPRPVAARPPPPPPPPPAPVPLDFNDDTALFQQSAAGAAPVFDYEDFAAAAPPPPPPPPRPVAQPIPVAPRGRQAEDPGRRHHQEADNLRA